The genomic DNA aggaacagggaaataatgcctgtaatatgaaggaacagggacataatgcctgtaatatgatggaacagggacataatgccggtaatatgaaggaacagggacataatgcctgtaatatgaaggaacagggacacaatgcctgtaatatgaaggaacagggacataaggcctgtaatatgaaggaacagggacataatgccggtaatatgaaggaacagggacataatgcctgtaatatgaaggaacagggacataaggcctgtaatatgaaggaacaggaaataattcctgtaatatgaaggaacagggacataatgcctgtaatatgatggaacagggacataatgccggtaatatgaaggaacagggacataatgcctgtaatatgaaggaacagggacgtaatgactgtaatatgatggaacagggacataatgccggtaatatgagaggacagggacataatgcctgtaatatgatggaacagggacataatgccggtaatatgatggaacagggacataatgccggtaatatgagaggacagggacataatgcctgtaatatgatggaacagggacataatgccggtaatatgagaggacagggacataatgccggtaatatgagggaacagggacattatgccggtcacATGagtggacagggacataatgccggtaagatgagggaacagggacataatgccggtaatattagggaacagggacaatatgccggtcacatgagaggacagggacataatgccgttaattaGGGAACGATACGGATGTAATAAAGACGTGTTACAGGTTTGTTCGTCACCACCTTTATACTGGAGATTGGTAGCGGACGTTGGAATTGTGCGTTTCACGGTATCGTTGGATAGAGAAGAATCAGCCCGTGCAGCCCGCAGATAACAAGATCCTAATGCAGCAGCAGCTCTGCGCTATCACACCCGGGAATGTCCCCCCATATCCTGCAGCATGAAGGAGCGGCTGCACGGACTGAACGACTCTTCCAGACATGGGAGACCAGCGGGAATAAAGACATGCGCACGAATAAGCACAAGATGGAGGCGGCAGCTCTGTTGTAGACTTGGTGGGGGCTCTTAGAAGAGCCTTTGGGTTCTTACTGCAGGGACGGGGCACATTACTTGGCGCCTAATGAGAAGAATCCGCTGCTGCTTTATTCCTGCTCCATTCGAGTTCAGGCGGGAGATGTTCCTATTGGTAGAGACGGAGGAGGGGGCGTCGTGTTATCTGCGAGTCTATAGAAATATTCTACTTCCTCATTGGCTACAGTGTCTGGCGTTGAATATAAGTTTTAGATGCGGCCAATCAGAGAAGAAGCCCTCTGCTCCATCTGGGTATAAGAAGTGACGGTCGGAGCGCAGCCGTTAGATCTGATCAGATAATAGACATGTCTGGAAGAGGAAAGCAAGGAGGCAAAGTGCGGGCTAAAGCCAAGACCCGCTCATCCCGGGCCGGACTTCAGTTCCCTGtcggtcgtgtgcacagacttCTCCGCAAGGGCAACTACGCTCAGAGGGTCGGCGCCGGCGCTCCGGTCTACCTGGCCGCTGTGCTGGAATATTTGACCGCTGAGATCCTGGAACTGGCCGGAAATGCCGCCCGGGACAACAAGAAGACCCGAATCATCCCCCGTCACCTGCAGCTGGCCGTGCGCAATGACGAGGAGCTCAACAAGCTGCTGGGTGGTGTGACCATCGCTCAGGGAGGCGTCCTGCCCAACATCCAGGCCGTTCTGCTGCCCAAGAAGACCGAGAGCAGCAAAAGCGCCAAGAGCAAGTGAGCGCCGCTTATCCCACATTtaaccacaaaggctcttttaagaGCCACCCACATGGTCCTTAGAACAGAGCTCTCACCGCTGATCTCCGATATGTAAACGTTCTGGGCAAGATAAGTGGCTCTGCTTGTACAGAGAACTAGCCAGCAGGAAGGGGCGACAACCTCCATTATGAATTCATATACCGCGGGGATAAACATTGAAGAGGAAGCCGTAGGGTGGGTGTAGAACTGCGTTACTCATGACCTATATATTCACTACTGCCTCGTGTagatggtggcgctgtcctcattggtgcactaactatactgtacaggacacattaatagtacaactactccagtgattcatgttcatgatctacaacccgtccccgactacatagtgtcttaaattatatcttccagtctcactggattcttcgaatgcgtctcagtaaatgttactctgcagcaacttcatgcgttagtgggatgaggggagtcctaagtatagacaacgcacagtgttagtacgaagtagaaataggtgcattctgtttcctgtcattgtattgccagcagcgcgattataccagcagtctggcaaagtgacatacaagacaatgcaagtccatacttatgtggaacttggtgctacaaattgctagtttgttttgaaaatctcgtaacatttgtagcaatgagagcagcttggaaaacactggccctccaacattgggttttgctcttgtaaaatgccgtatcagctgcatcagtttctcctttttcattcattgaatgcgtctcactaaatgttgctctgcaagaaactgcacgcgttactgtaataaagtgagtcctatatcgggacagcagacagattcattattagtactagaggttactagatttattgccagcagccttattaatcccagccgtccggcagaatgagatacgggccgagccgatacttgtgtcaaagttggtcccagtaacagacttattgtttgttgtaagaatctcgtaacattagtagcagtgacagcagctaagaaaacactggccctctctccaaggattgcggaaagcacgttgcccagcagcaagctggacgccgaagaagcaacaccgcaagtcagctgtttgatccactgctcgtgcgcttatacagcgctatgagcaactaagcggatattcagcggtgtttctgccactcctgtacgtgcaggcatcggcacaaacggcgtccggcagcgccgctacgaggaGGTGTATTCCTGCCGGAGGATCACTCGGCAGCAAGTATAGCACtaaggcactctttcccttcagatAAACATTCGCCGCTTATCCCACATTtaaccacaaaggctcttttaagaGCCGCCCACATGGTCCTTAGAACAGAGCTCTCACCGCTGATCTCCGATATGTAAACGTTCTGCGCCAGATAAGTGGCTCTGCTTGTACAGAGAACTAGCCAGCAGGAAGGGGCGACAATCTCCATTATGAATTCATATACAGCTGGGATAAACATTGAAGAGGAAGCCGTAGGGAGGTTGGGGGGTGCAGAACTGCTGCGTTACTCATGACCTATATATTCACTTTTGCCTCGTGTagatggtggcgctgtcctcattggTCCAGGTGAAGAAGACTCTGGTGTCTTGAGTGTATGTCGTGTAATTGTGATACAGGTGAAGCAGACTGAAGTGTGTTCTCTGTCAAGTTATTGTagtacaggcggagcagactggTGTCTTATCTGTGCTGGTTTATTGTAGAAGAGTAGCAGCAGACTCTAGTGTCTCGTCTAgtaattgtaatacaagtggaacagcctccagttcaggggtctcaaactcggccgggtaagtgggccacatatatgaataaatagaagttgacgggctgcatttcagcaattaAGTGTCGctaagcgtttggcagacacacaaatgtcatgattgggcagccccttttaagatggtgccacagagccctctaaagatgctgtcacagtgctgtctgtagataatgccacacccctagataatgccacagtgccctctatagatgctgccacagtgccctctatagatgctgccacagtgccctctgtagatgctgccacagtgccctctgtagatgctgccacagagccctttgtagatactgccacagagccctctaaagatgctgtcacagtgccgtctgtagataatgccacacacccctagataatgccacagtgccctctatagatgctgccacagtgccctctatagatgctgccacagtgccctctatagatgctgccacagtgccctctatagatgctgccacagtgccctctgtagatgctgccacagtgccctctgtagatgctgccacagtgccctctgtagatgctgccacggtgccttctgtagataatgccacacacccctagataatgccacattgccctcggtagatgctgccacagtgccctcggtagatgctgccacggtgccctcggtagatgctgccacggtgccctcggtagatgctgccacagtgcctgatatggacagtgatgtcaggggcttgcccagagcaggagtcccagagcagagtcgaTTCTAGCAAtctgtctgggactccagctgtgcccctgacatcactgtccttatgtggacagcgatgttaggggattccacagagtcccagagcagagcctatactagcgctctgccagggactccgctctgggatagaccatgacaacactgtccatatatggacagcgatgtcagggatttccacagaatcccggagcagagcttatactagcgctctgcccgggactccgctctggggaagaccctgacaacactgtccatatatggacagcgatgtcagggaattccacagaatcccggagcagagcctgtattagcggctctgtgtcccgcaggccgaGTGCTTGACACCCCTGCTCTAGTTCTAGTCTTTTCCGGCTCATTGTAGTAAAATAGGAGCattctggtgtcttgtctgtgctgggtaaTTTGAATACAGGTGAAGCAGACTATAGTGTCTTGTATGTGCCTGGTCATTCTATTACGAaaggagcagtctctggtttctttcctgtgctgggttattgtaatacaggtggagcagattctagcgtactgtatgtgccgggacttgggttattgtaacacaggtggagcagattctagcgtactgtatgtgctgggacttgggttcttgtaacaCAGGTGGAGCGTACTCTAATGTCCTGTCTGTTACAGCACACTAGAATCTGTTCCATCTGTATTACATCAATACGTATGTGCTGGGTTTTATgaatacaggtgaagtagactctggtgtctattctgtgcggggttattgtattacatgtGAAGCAAACTATAGTTGCTCgtctgttccgggttattgtaatacaggtggagcagactatagcttcttgtctgtgccgggttattgtattacaggtgaagtagactatagttgctagtctgttccgggttattgtattacaggtggagcagactatagcttaTTGTctgtttcgggttattgtattacaggtgaagtagactatagttgctagtctgttccgtGTTatggtaatacaggtggagcagactatagctgcttgtctgtgccgggttattgtattacaggtggagcagactatagattCTTGTCTGTTCCggattattgtaatacaggtggggcaaacgttgttgtttctttttttggtcaAAATAGAGATTTTGCagataccctcacttatttatatatacaaagtgagttttggggaaccacaaaggtgtataccaccaattaatgttatttattattttggAAATAGGGAAAAGGGAAAAGAATTGTAGTTCCTATtagaaattgaaaataataaattttattaatatattggagttaaaataattctaaaataattctatatatttctcaatgtaggtcaaatatttagcagtgcagaggaccccttgtcctgcacttaaagAACAACATTTGTCTTATGTATGCTACTATCATACAACAATAAGGTTGGACTTTATTGCTTGCTGGGGTAAGTATAAATCTGATCACACTGGTGTATTGTATGCACTGTGTGAATCAGTATTTGCTGTCAATCAtgaaacattgtatcagttttgtgTGCACTGACAATTACAATATTTGCTGTTAGTAAATAGACATTGTATCAAATTCTTTTCCTGTGCTGTGCACTAAATGTATTACTAAAGGCTTGCCATTTTATAGATATTATCCATTAGTAACTAGGCATTGTATCTATTCCTTCTGTGCTGTACACTGAATATGTTACTATAAGCTTACTAGTCTAGAGACATTATCAATTGATAAACAGACACTATATCTAATTCTTTTGTGCTGTGCACCGATTGTGTCACTATAAGCCTGCTATTTCATTGATATTGTCAGTTATTTAGAGTTCTCTTATGTTTACTGCATATATCAGCACTTGCTGTTAATCCATATTAATAGGATGAGTTGCAATAATTATAATGccggtatttattttttatttatgtctATTATACAATTTTTCATTTCCTTCAGCAGTCCACATTGTATTGTTACACCACGCTGGCTACCTCTGACAGAAGTAGTAACGGTGCGGTAACTTGTGTGAATGAGCACTATAGAGAATGCTATGATTGTGATGTGCTCTTAATGAATTCCCTCCTTGAGTTGTAAGAGGCTGTTCACAGTGGCACTATGCGGTATTTAGGCTGGATAGCTTGTGTGTTGTATAAAGCATGCACCACCGATCCTCATTGTTGGGATCAGCAGCAATATGTTTCGCTTATTTGCAGATAAAatgtcactatatgatctgcttTATTTATGGGCTACTTGCTGTCTGTTTTCTATGAAAGGCAGCGAACAGCAGCAGATTACAATATTCTGACCAGGCCGCTTGTATATATTAACGTGCTATGTTCTGACCAGGCCGCTTGTGTATATCATCGTGCTTTGTGAGCGCTGTATATTCAATTAGGATTACGCTTAGTAGTATgctttcttaggctgggttcacacgtggcggaatttcacttgaattccgctgcggacgctccgcagcgttaatccgcagcggagccgtttctccattgacttccacttctatttagaagtgttcgtttagacgatgcgtaaaattccgctgcggagcataggctgcggagcagaatttggtgtccgcagcatgctctgtctgttgcggagcagtggcggactggttgcggactcatggcggaatttctccattgacttcaatggagattctaaattccgcaatgaagtccgcagctgtcatgcacatgtcatgtgtgctgcggatgcgtcttgctttttggacatgacatttcttcattctggctggacctatgtatttctaggtctacagccagactgaggaagtcaatggggctcccataattacgggagcgttgttaggagacgtcagtaaatagtcactgtccagggtgctgaaagagttaagcgatcggcagtaactgtttctgcaccctggacagtgactaccaatcccaatatacagcaacctgtaaaaaaaatagaagttcatacttaccgagaactccctgcttctgtctccagtccggcttctcaggatgacgtttcagtgtaagtgacggctgcagccaatcacaggctgcagcggtcacatggactgacgcgtcatccagggaggtcgggctggatgccgaaagagggacgcgtccccaagacaacggccggtaagtatgaaagtcgtttactttcactagggaaagtgctgtcccttctctctatcctgcactgataatagagagaagggaagcacttttcccgcagtccgcagcagctagtccgcatcaatttactgcacattttgggcagatccgcagccgtaatccgcaacccggattaggtgcggcattgatgcggacagttgcggaggaaatccgccacgtgggggcatgcccttagtagGCTGCTTGCTTTTTATTATCTTATATCTCCGTTTTTACGGAAAAAGCCGTGAATAGCAGCACTATTGGTGGTCTGATTAGCCCGCTCTGCAAGTCAGCTGGCTTTGTACGCGCTGTCAGGGATTTCACCCTGCAGCGTCTATCAAGATACACGTCCcgctctcctacagggagcagcgcTTCTACATGTGAGTCTTTGCTGactattaattatttatttattgttggtAGTAGCATTAGATTAGGCTAGGACCTTATGCATTGAGTTCATTAATATGactggacacccgacgcgcgtttcgccggcattccggcttcctcttggggtgtgACCCGCCGATTCTGACGCCCTTAAATATCATGTGTGCTGAGTGACAGTCAAGGGGGCCAATAGGATTGTTTTGATTATAAGAGTGTGTAAATGACAGGTAGATCAATTCCTAATATCTGTCCTGAGGCTCAAGGTTATCTCTAAACCAGAGAAAAATCATTATTGAGTGGTGTTATTATTCTAGTATTAACTATTGCTCTTAGTTTCTTATATCTATTTAGATTGTGAATTTCCAAAATATATATGGATATCAATTATACCTCGAATTGATTCATATCAAActattttccatatatatatgtacatcgaTCAATCAGATATGACGAGAAAGATTTCTCTAATATCATATATGGAATTTATAGAAGATTACTGTACTTAATTTgttgatatttattttattatctgaAGTACAtgatttttatgtatatattatatggatATTTATCTCCCATTCATCTTCCATATACTGAAATGACATCCATAAATAGTACTtagccaatttttattttttacaggaaaaGAAAGGAAATAGGTAGGGGTATGAATTATTTAGCGTAATGAATTACTAAAGTATCTTCTTCTGTACTTGCGATGAATTATCAGTAGAGGTTAATTAATTATTTATGtatcaaaaaaatttcaaaaatatttatttgttttttaaggtttttttgaaAAATTCTTATTCACAAAAAGCAACCAAAATTAAAACTCTCATTTAGGCCATTTGGGTTAACAGAATTCATTTGAAAAATCCACtggctttctcttttttttggtgcaaggttattgtagccgcaaactctagtgtgtttagtcgttattgtaattgcctggttattggaggAGCCGTCTCTGGTTTATTCTACACGCTGTaatagaatagggacataatgcggtaataggagggaacagggacataatgccggtaataagaaggtacagggacataatgccaggaagatgagtgaatagggacaaaatgccggtaatatgaaggaacagggacataatgcctgtaatatgaaggaacagggacataatgccggtaatatgaaggaacaaggacataatgccggtaatatgatggaacagggacgtaatggcaggaagatgagtgaatagggacaaaatgctggtaagatgaaggaacagggacataatgctggtaacatgaaggaacagggacataatgccaggaagatgagtgaatagggacataatgccggtaatatgaaggaacaaggacataatgcctgtaatataaaggaacatggacataatgccggtaatatgaaggaacagggacataatgccgataagatgaagggacaggcacataatgccggtaagatgaagggacaggcacataatgccggtaatatgaaagaacaaggacataatgctggtaatatgaaggaacagggacataatgccggtaagatgagtttactgggacataatgccggtaagatgaaggaacagggacataatgcctgtaatatgaaggaacaggcgctttatgccggtaatatgaaggaacagggacataatgccggtaatataatggaacagggaaataatgtctgtaatatgtaggaacagggacataatgctggtaatatgaaggaacagggacataattccaggaagatgagtgaatagggacaaaatgcaggtaagataaaggaacagggacataatgcctgtaatatgaaggaacaaggacataatgccggtaatatgatggaacagggacgtaatgccaggaagatgagtgaatagggacaaaatgctggtaagatgaaggaacagggacataatgctggtaacatgaaggaacagggacataatgccaggaagatgagtgaatagggacaaaatgccggtaagatgaaggaacagggacataatgcctgtaatatgaaggaacatggacataatgccggtaatatgaaggaacagggacataatgctggtaatatgaaggaacagggacataatggcgataagatgaagggacaggcacattatgccggtaatatgaaagaacaaggacataatgtcggtaagatgaaggatcaggtacataatgccggtaagatgagtttactgggacataatgccggtaagatgaaggaacagggacatacagtggcggattatcatatgggcgtttcgggcggccgcccggggcccgaggctcccagggggcccatggcagcccgaaacgcacattatcccctaaatctattcagcgcgctagcgctgctaacggccgaagatggggaggagcagggaattcgccgggatccaggggtaggacacgcctccctgacagtgcgggccgccgccattgagtaacagaacagcgacggacggctgttctgttactccaaagcagcaagagaagagccggcgggcggtcaccggcgctgaggttagtacaggattatcctcctgcccaactggttcccgaccgctggctgtatttttacggccagcgatcagggacgggtgcttaaaacccgagccatagactttctacggctcgggttttaacttgctgcccgcgcgatcgggcagctgaatgtcgggtctccggctgtcagtgactgccggggaccctgaggagaagacagaagcagctttcgctgcttctgtcttctccgatgtcttcttactccgatgtcttctgtcttctccgctgtctctattcctcccggtgatca from Rhinoderma darwinii isolate aRhiDar2 unplaced genomic scaffold, aRhiDar2.hap1 Scaffold_1853, whole genome shotgun sequence includes the following:
- the LOC142700357 gene encoding histone H2A type 1-like codes for the protein MSGRGKQGGKVRAKAKTRSSRAGLQFPVGRVHRLLRKGNYAQRVGAGAPVYLAAVLEYLTAEILELAGNAARDNKKTRIIPRHLQLAVRNDEELNKLLGGVTIAQGGVLPNIQAVLLPKKTESSKSAKSK